The window taatcccaaaaataatataaaagtgaataataaagcccaataatgtccaaaacagtagataatatagcatggagcaatcaaaacttatagatacgttggagacgtatcagtgggcaCAGCGTCACGGGGTGCCGTAGCTTTCGTTGATCCGGCGTTGTTGGCATTTATTCTCTTATTTTATCTTGTTTTTTCTTTTGGGCGTGCTTGTGCTGTTAGCCCCAGCGTTGATCGGAATGTTGTATCGGGTGGTTGCTATATCAATAtagcggggcgaaagcctattTCGAGAAAAAGATGGGGCacctaccagtccggcgcactcctcaaccaggacgcctgccgggtatgagccCGTCGCAGCCACCTGCCACGAGTCCATCTTCAGAGTTGTACTGTTGCATCTATCGTGCCAGGTCTCACTGCCAAcgacgccaccatgacgccaaACAGCGTCGTCCTTCTgcgcgagtccatcctcccgcatcgaactccgaatctgcactgcaccacgccgtcaagatccgtcgccatcaatgtatggatgaagcaccgctccaccaaagaagTCGTCCGCTGGTCCCACGAAGCCGAGTGCACCTCTAAGAATGCCGCCCCCAAGGGGGTTACGACACATGATTGCCACCAACATCCGATCagctgatctagggtttcccccggaggtattGAGTGGAGTTGGGAGCTTCACCTCAATGATGCCTTCATGAAGGAAACGATGATAAGGGCGTCGTCATCACCGGCTCCGGCCATCGACCGAAGACCAGGTTTTCACCCGGATCCGTCCCAAGAAATCCACCCAACAACCTGTGCACCGTCTCGACCGCCTTCAAAGCCCCAGATCCAGCCGCCTAGATCCGGCGACCAACCGCAGCAACAGTGCCACCGTGGGATCCCTGGCGCACCGGCCACTGCCTGAGTGTGCCACCACTGGAGCCTAGGAGGAGGGCTCCCACCCCGCCTCGCCAAGCTGCGAGAGCCGCCGAGAAGGATCCCGCGCGCTCGTCACCATCTCTGTTCCGAACCAATCCATAGCATATCGCCATCACAGATACGCCTTGGACAGGGACTGCACCACGCCATGCCGCCGCAGGAAGCCCTAGCTTCACCGGCCACCACCctccagggccgccgccccgggatCCAGACAGAACATTGCCGCTGCCACCGGCCaagttccgccgccgccgaccggcCAAGCCGCCGGTCACTGCATGACCATGCGAGCACAGCCAACCGGCCGACCAACTCCGACGAAGAAGAAGGCCACCACCACCAAGCCTAGGGCTGGCGCCCCAGACATCCTCGTGTTGCAGATCAAGTCCAGGAGCAGTGCACCGCCGACGAAGATTGAGATCGGTATCACAACGAATTAGCCCGACAAGAGTCAACGAATTATCACAACTTTTTTTTCTCTGGAAAGCAATACAACACAACTGAGGCACATATTTCCCTCAGAAAAGCATCTCAGACACACATTACAATTTCTTAATTCATGTATGTGTTAGAATTTAGAAAAATAGTTTGGCTAAATAGGATTGGCCAGGCAGATTCTAATGATAAAATCCGTGTAAGTGAAACTAAACAACCTCACTCTTGTTGCAAGCCGGTAAAAGTGCTACCTATTCAAGTAAGAAGGAAATAGAGGCGAAATATACTGAGGGTGGGGCGCATGTTTTTCAATGGAACATGTGGAAACAGTGAATACAAGGGGATTGCTCGCCCTCATACTGACGTTATAAATCATATGTGAGATAGGGAGTGTGTTGACACCAGTTTATGGCACGACAGAAAACATAATTAAGATGGCCTCAACAGAAAAAATGTCCAATATGAAAAATCTTCGTATGATCAAAATGAAAAACTTTGATGTTCGGGTCATCACCATCCGATCTCATTTTGGGGGCCGAAGATGTGCTCGGAGTGCTGAGATTTGGCATTCAGAGTACTGTTTGGCCGATTACGCCTCCGAGACGACATCATATGTAAATCTGCATAGAGATGGATCCTTGTTGCTTGGTTTGGCATTTAGAGGAATACTACTACAAGACTACAAGTGGCTTCAACATTGTTGACACCATTAGTAGCTCATTCATTTTCAGGGAAAGTGAAAAAGAGTTTGTATGCCACACGCTAACTGTCGGCCGGTTCGCATGTGCGCGTTGCCATAGCCCTCATACAGTTTAGCTTTAACGTCTCAGCTAACtaaaaaccagctaatgatcagACGTGACAAATGAACTGGTTAAAGAGATGACGCAATTAAAGTGTACTATGACGCTTCCTGGAGCGTACGTAAGTATACGTCTCACCTGCTAAAAGCCTAATTTTTTTCATGCTACCAAGGGATTATTAGTTGACGCCCGCGTGGCCTCAAAGAAAGCACGGAGTTGAAGAGACGAAGCACACATGAAACGTTCTTTCATTAACGTATGTGACGTCTCAACGACCGGAAAAACAGACGTCCCCATCTGCCACTGGTACGGTGGATCGTATTGTATCGTATACACAAAACAGGAAAGAAAGAAACACGGAGCCGGCTACATCAATCAGCTGCTCGATCTAGCTATTACGAAATAGCTAGCTCCAGCTTATGCATATGGCCGCTTCATATAGTGAACAGCTAGCCGTTTGTTTACTATTTGTGTACGATATCATTACGGACCGAAGACGCCCTTTGATTAGTTTTCGGTGGGAGCAGCGAATTCAATGACGATCGGTGGCAACAACCCGGTGTAGTAAACGTTCCAACGAAGCCAAGATAATCATTGTTAATTTTAAGCACATGCCAACATATATGTGCATATATATTCTCGGCCAAGCTAGGTCCTCGAGTGTCCACCTATATAAGTAGATAGCTTCCTGCTCGAGGTATATCAACATAAGGCATTCTCCACCGATCGACAACTTCTCACACTTCTCTCTTCCTATATCCACCGATCGAGGTAGATAGCTTCATCTTAGTCAAGCAAGCTAGCTGCTAGCTTCGAAGAAATAGAAATGGCGGCTGTTGCTGCAAAGCCACACGTTTTGGTGGCTTGTGCCTTGCTGCTCCTCGCTGTGGGATGCCAGGCCAGCCCTTTCTGGCCACTGGAGATCGGCTACTACCACGACAAGTGCCCCCAAGCGGAGGCCGTCGTCAAGGGCGTCATGGAGAAGGCCATCTCCCAGAACCCCGGCAATGGCGCCGCCATGATCCGCATGCTCTTCCACGACTGTTTCGTCGAGGTACGGGCACTACAAGAAACCAATTTGCAAACATATATATACAACCGATTAGCCTGCCCGGACTTGACTAATCTCGTTGATTTGATGATGATTAGGGCTGTGATGCTTCCGTCCTCCTGGACCCGACCCCGTTCAGCCCGACGCCGGAGAAGCTCAGCCCGCCGAACGACCCTACCCTACGCGGCTTTGAGCTGATTGACGCGATCAAGGACGCCCTCGAGGTGGCCTGCCCGGGCGTCGTCTCCTGTGCAGACATCGTCGCCTTCGCGGCCCGTGACGCGTCCTGCATCCTCAGCAGGGGCAAGGTAAACTTCCAGATGCCGTCCGGCCGCCGCGACGGCACCTTCTCAAACGCCTCTGAGCCGCTCAAGTTCCTGGCACCGCCGACGTCCAACCTCAGCGACCTTGTCGCTAGCTTCGTCATCAAGGGCCTCAACACGGAGGACCTGGTCGTCCTCTCCGGCGCGCACACCATCGGGCGTTCCCACTGCTCGTCCTTCGTCTCCGACCACCTCAACACCCCCTCCGACATCAACGGCGGCCTCGCCGCGTTCCTGAGAGGACAGTGCCCTGCCGACGCGACTCCGGGCGGCAAGGACCCGACGGTGATGCAGGACGTGGTGACGTCCAACAAGCTGGACAGGCAGTACTACAAGAACGTGTTGTCGCGCACGGTGCTCTTCACCTCCGACGCGGCGCTCATGACGTCGGCGGAGACGGCGAGAATGGTGGTGGAGAACGCCAAAATCCCCGGGTGGTGGGAGGACAAGTTCGAGAAGGCCATGGTGAAGATGGCCGGCATCGAGGTCAAGACCGGCTACCAGGGCCAGATCAGGAAGAAGTGCCGCGCAATCAACCACTAATACTAAGTGGAGTACGTACGTAGTGCAGCAGCTGCGCACGTACGTGCATGCATGGCTCGATCTCAATTGTTTGCTTCAACCTGCAAGTGAGTTCATGTTGTTGGCGATTCTTTCACTGCGCACTTTTTGTTTGGCATTCATCGTTGTCGTCTTTTCTTTGGTTATTCCTTATTTGAATTCTCACCAAGCTACAGAATTGTTCGTGTATATGGGGTTGTGCATGTCTAATGGCAAATAAATGTTCCTTGTTGAAATAATAAAAGTGATGCACGCAACTTATTTTGATCAAAGAAAGATTTTAGATGCTTCCACAAGTGGCAAAAGTCCAGTTTTGTTTCCTCAACTCTTTTCGCTTTGGTCCCTCGACTCTCAAACCACACAAACTGCTCCATGAATTCTCCAAACCAGTCATTTTCATCCTTGTGGAGAGGCGACATTGTTTCGCTACTAAGAGGATCTCCAGACGTTCGGCGCCCCCAGGAACAGAAATAGTGCATTCTGGGGGCTAGCCGGCGCTAATGTGGCCGTGGGGGCGGTTGGGTTCCCAACCACGGCCTCAGGTCACCCCCAGACGCCGTTTTTTGAATTGAAGTTCGGCTAAAATTAGACGAAAAAGACACGAATTCGGCTAATATTCAGCGGCGGTGGCACCGGGACTGCGTCGGCGCTGAGCCTCCACGAGCCCGGCACCCACATGTCCGGTGGCGCCGGGTAGTCCGCCTCGTAGAGGAGGCGGGCCTCCGCCTCGTGCAGGTGgtggcggccgaagccgttggccgccgctccgTCGCCGGGGTAGCGCTTGGCCATGGTTGCGGTTCGACAGACGAGGAGAGAGAGGGCGTCGGCGGTGAAGAAGAGAACATCAGCGGCGAGAGAGAGGTTGTAGAGTGTGTGGCCAACAGCGAGGGAGAGGCAGCTTTTATAGCGGCGAGTGGGCGGTGAGCCGGCGGCAATAGTGTGGACGCGTGGCGGAGAGGGGGTGGGATGCGCGGCGGCACGCCATCACTGCGCCACCCGTGAatcaatggaaggctgaccggcggcagccttTGCATTGATTCCCGTGGGAAACGAGGCGATGAGGATGATGAAGATTCTCGGCGACGCGCAGCCACTGACTAGAAGGGTCCACCAGGCTTTCATGCCAAAAATGTTTCccccggcgcccccccccccagcgcgccgggttcggcctaggtccgccggcgccaatttCGGCCTTAACCGGTGAAAACTGGGCttctgggggcgcgactgggacGATTTTTTGAGTCGGCGATAAAAAAGGGGCTTGGGGGCTGTTGGGGGccgagtggagatgctctaattCAGCCGGTTTTGACCAATCGTTGCTCATGTGACAttctctctctctatgtgtgtgtgtgtgtctatctatctatctatctccCAGTCAGCTAAGTGAGGCGTGTGCGCATGCAACCAGGTCATTCCCTCCCATCTCTCCCAAACCCTAGCCTCGACGGAAGCTGTAGTGACGGGGATTGCGGTGGCGGCGCAGCGACATCGACACAATGGGGTCAACTTGGTAGGTCTCCCCTTTGCTACTCTATGATGCTTCTCTTGCAAGTCAGTTGAGACTAGAGCGAAGCGGCGGCTGGAGCACAGGACAAGCTTGTCGATGGGAGATGAGAGTGATTCCGATGAGAAGATAGTGACTATGAAATTTGTGGAGCGAACTGGCGGCTCGAGTAGAGGACAAACTCGTCGGCGGGAGATAAGCGGAGCAGCGGCTGGAGCAAAGGATAATTGAGATGAAGAAGACAGTGACTATGTTCCTACAGATGAGAGTGCTTCTAAAGAGGATGAAGAAGGGAATGAGATAAACAAGAAATATGAGAGTACAAGAAGAAGATGAAGCAGGGACAGCTACAACTACTAGATGATGTCTATCTTGAGCAGCCTAGAGTTGGGTCAACAAAAGATGTGGAAGAAGATAATAGAGAAGAGAATAATGGCAATGGTACACCCTATGCGTGTTGTAGATATGTCACACAGTCAATTGAACTGCAAAATAATCTTACATTTAGTTACAGCGGTACTATTATTCTTTTTCATTTTTGCAATTAATCTTTATTTTCTATGCTATAATTGCAATGGTTCTCGAGTCTGTAATATAAATGAGTTTTGGAGGAAAACTCATGTGCATGTGTGAAATAATAAACATCAAGTAGATTCCTAGTCTCGCATCTAAGACTACCTCATGTGTGGCATTAATTTTTCGGAGCCTCCCAAAAATGCCTAGTGCGCCATGGACTAGCCCCAAGGCAAGGCctaagtggtgaagcagccgcatgGGCCCTATGGCCCATTAGTGGGACGCCCCTATCATGGGTGGCCAAGCCACCATATGGTGTTGTTAGGGTTTGGGGTGGGGTCCACCCCTGGATGCGCCGCCATAGGAGGAGGCATACCCTCCTCCAAGGCAACCACCCCTCCTTGTGCCTATATAGACAGAGATAGGGCCAGCCCCCTCCAAACGCCTCTCATCTTGTCGCGGAGGCTGCCCCATCTttctctatctatctatctatctatctatctctctctctctctctctctctctctctctctctctctatctctcttacgCTTTGGCCCGGCCCATTTGCGGGTGCGGGCACCCTATTTTTTCATGATATAGTTTggttttatttttcattttatttGCTTTACATAATATTCAACCTTTCCAAAAGTTCTGATTTTTTGAAAAGGTCCACAAATTcggtcttttttcttttccttttttgaaaaactaaatgttcataaattcaaaaaataatcatgattttggatttttttgaaaatttaaaaatgttcacaaatttttaATAACAAGCTCACGAATTTAAAACAGTATTATTAAATTTTATAAATGCTAGTAAATTTCAAAAAGTTCTTggattaaaaaaatgttcaagaaTTTTAAAAATGACCGTGATTTGAAAACTATTCATGACTTTAAAAAAAATTTCTACAATTGATAAAAATTTCGTGAAGATCAATTTTTTCACTAATTCAAAGTTCATAATTATTCACTAATTTAAAATTATTATTTGATTTCGAAAAATCATCGTGAGCTTGAAAAATACTCATAAAGTTCTAAAAATATTCACTAATTTAAAATTATTATTTGATTTCCAAAAATCATCGCCAGCTTGAAAAATGTTCactaatttcaaaaaatgtttgttaGTTTGATTTTCTTTCATGAATTTAAATAATTGtttcacaaatttaaaaatattcacaatttaaaaaaaaaccttCACGAATTCACAAATTATTTGTGTCTTTCTTTTTTTATGAATTTTAAAATAGTATATGATAGGGAAAggaaaatagaaaaaaaataaCACAAAAATGAAAAGAGAAGGCCGTGGGGCGGTGTGAGTCTCCTTTATCTTCACATACTCCTTCTGTCCGGAGATATGGGCCCCATCTTATTCAGTGTCAAACTTtaatcataaatttaactaacaaaatataATGCCATGAGAATCTTGTTTTGAACAATAACCCAATGGTATAAATATTTTAGCATATTAATCATAATTTTTTAGTCATATAGACAATCAAATTTGGAATAAATAGCGATGAGGCGTAATAAACTTGGACAAAGAAAATATATTTTGCTTACATTTTAAAATTTGGTGCCCTCTAGATTGCTCGGCAGGCTTCACCATAGGCATGGATGCGCCAGCCGTACAtatgatgagccaaagcgccacatagttctttcagggaaaagagacatcgtgggagtggagggcaagacagacatgtctgaagattataaAAAGTtccatgaaattcctcccttcaaagtgaaggctgacccaagcaccctgttaagcgatgaatattatccatggttacgacgCAATAAGAAAGGGACACACACGAAGAGAaactgaagactttctctccacaactactctaatgatggctttgatctagaatatcactgaGTTACATGTcaagaaatgaaatgccttttgtaacagatgagtttttgtctgaaaccgtaatacttcgaaagagattgttcattttgtacacgaagtgcatccagtttttgtcgtaaccctctcaactttttagcacatgcgatgtgggtgaaatgatgataccatgccaactttcaacctttttagagttcatttgtagtgtttttcaatttcagggtcatttagctataaataatcagtaaatgcatgaaaaatagcaaatgaagtcaaaaagggttgaaaattgatgatgtggctttgaatggtgcatgttgaatgcacaaaaagtctggagttgaaataagtttaaaaattgaAATGCCTTTTTAACATATGAGTTTTCATctgaaaccgtgatactccgaaagagattgtccatgtgacgcccccgatttgaccgttcactaatcatgcacgcaaatgtgtacgatcacgatcagggactcacgggaagatatcacaacacaactctaaaacataaataagccatacaagcattataatacaagccaggggcctcgagggctcgaatacaagtgctcgatcatagacgagtcagcggtagcaacaatatctgagtacagacataagttaaacaagtttgccttaagaaggctagcacaaaggtagcaacgatcgaagaggcaaggcctcctgcctgtgacctcctaactactcctggtcgtcgtcagtggcctgcacgtagtagtaggcacctccagtgccgtaggtgtcgtcgtcgacggtggcgtctggctcctggactccaacatctggttgcgacaaccagatagaaaggaaagggggaaaaagagggagagaagcaaccgtgagtactcatccaaagtactcgcaagcaaggagctacactacatatgcatgggtatatgtgtaaaggggcatatcagtggactgaactgcagaatgccagaataaaaagggggatagctagtcctgtcgaagactacgcttctggacatctccatcttgcagcatgtagaagagagtagattgaagtcctccaagtagcatcgcatagcataatcctacccggtaatcccctcctcgtcgccctgttagagagcgatcaccgggttgtatctggcacttggaagggtgtattttattcagtatccagttctagttgtcataagctcaaggtacaactccgggtcgtccttttaccgagggacacggctattcgaatagataaacttccctgcaggggtgcaccacataacccaacacgctcgatcccaattggccggacacacttttctgggtcatgcccggcctcgtaagatcaacacgtcgcagccccgcctaagcacaacagagcggtcagcacgccggtctaatcctaagcgcgcaggggtctgggcccatcgccctatgcacacctgcacgttgcgaacgcggccgcgagcagacctagcaacccacacgatcacggcggttacgtcaacacggtccaacacggcgcgcgccactcagtcgctgacgtcaagaaggcttcggctgataccacgacgtcgggatacccataactactcccgcgtagatggttagtgcgtatagaccaaatggccagactcagatcaaataccaagatctcgttaagcgtgttaagtatctgcgaacgccgaccagggccaggcccacctctctcctaggtggtctcaacctgccctgtcgctccgccataaagtaacagtcgggggccgtcgggaacccaggcccacctctaccggggtggagccacctgtcctttcagccccctcatgagaatcacttgcgggtactcctcgagccgacccgactttaatcaccacatgtgtcatgtatataatgtatatagtatatacccgtgatcaccgcccaggtgatcacggcccgatagtatagcacagcagacggacaagaatgcagggccactgatggaaatctagcatcctatactaagcagtaggatagcaggtaagggaaacaactgcagcaacaatgacaggctatgcaacagaataggattattcgaaagcagtaacatgctacactactctaatgcaagtagtagagagtagagtaggcgatatctggtgatcaagggggggggcttgcctggttgctcagacaagaaggaggggggtcatcggtgacgtagtcgaccacaggggcatcagcatcggtctcagggtctaccggagagaggagggggaagaaacagtaaatataaagcaaacatagcatcacaaagcataacgtggtaatacgacgtgtcgggtgtgacctaacgtatgtctacacgaataggtgaagggggaaattcaaccgggaatgttttcccggttccggacctatgccagacagatgaccggagggggaaaggtgcgagttcgatatgttagggaggtgtggtggacgaacggactacgtatccggattcgtctcgtcgttctgagcaattttcatgttgaaaatattttaatccgagttacggattaaaagatatgattttctaaagattttattaatttctggaatttaattaatcatttaaatcaattcgaaaatggatttatgacatcagcatgatgtcatgctgacatcagcagtcaacaggggttgactaagtcaaactgacatgtgggtccagtgggacccacctgtcattcactgtttaggttaattagtgtttagctaaataattactgtttaattaatttaaacagaattaattaacttaattaacttagttaattaattaaaattatttttaacttttattttctttatttatttatttattaatttttattaattaatttattcttattaataataatattattattaatttattttatttattattttatttttattttatttattattttatttattagctttattaattaatttattcttattattattattgttttatttatttatttatttattttaaattctttctttcttttttttcttctctttttttttaataacgttctggggctgggccccTGCTGTCATAGGCCGGGGGGCCTTAGCGGGTGCGTGGTAGGAGGGCGACGGGTTACGGGGCGGGCGGCGCCAGGCGCCCGACGAGGCGGACCCGGGCATGCGGGCGACGGCCGCCGGGCGCGGCGGGGTGAGGCCAGGGCGCGGCGCATGCTCGAGCAGGCGGCGCAGGGTCGCGGCCAGGGGGTGCGCGGGAGCGCAGACGGGCACGGGCAGGGAGCCCAGCGCGTTCACGGTCGGAGGTGGGCGCGGGGTACAGAGGCGCGATGGCCGGGGCGAACGCGAGCTCGGGCAAGTTGGGGGCTGCGTACAGCTAGCGAACGacatcgagagagagagaggaggaagtGGGGGCTCACGTCGAGCCTGTAGAGGTGCAAAGAGGGCTCGGGGTAGGCTCGACGGCGACGAAATCGGCGACGACGTGCGGGTGGCCGAAGGTTGAAGAAGACATCGACGAGCTCGATGCAGAGGCGCTCCTGCTCAGGTGACTCGccggggaggaagaggaggtcgaAGTGGCGTAGGGCGCTCGGGGCGGGGCCGGCGCCCGTGCAGGTCACGCGAGGGGCGAGCCCCCCGCCGTGGGCGTCTCGTGGGTGCGGTGGGGGAAGGCGAGCCGGAGacggccggcgaggaggaggccgggAACGGCGCGGTCCGGCGCGACGAGGGCGGTCCTGTGGCGAGGTGGCGGCGGGACGCGCCAGGCGGCGGCATCGCGGCGTCGGGAGCAGTGAGCTTCGGGCGTCGGCGCCCGCGGTTGGGGGCAatatcccgatccagatcgggatcgggagagggggagagtgggGAATCGGGAGAGTGGGCTAGGGTTCCGCTGGGAGGGGGAGTGGGTTAGTAGGTAGgggatgggccggcccattcgggcggctgaggccagctgggccacttggcccagcgcgcgcgcggggggggggggtgtcttttccttttctttttttttgattgtcttctgttttttttctgtttgtgtgttttttttcctttactgttttattttagttacacttTATTCATAGTTTAGTAAAATATGACAATAGCTACAAATTAGTGTTCCAAAACAACCCACTACCCTAAAAAGTTTTTACCTCAAGATAAAATAGTTTATGAT is drawn from Aegilops tauschii subsp. strangulata cultivar AL8/78 chromosome 1, Aet v6.0, whole genome shotgun sequence and contains these coding sequences:
- the LOC109736545 gene encoding peroxidase 2-like — its product is MAAVAAKPHVLVACALLLLAVGCQASPFWPLEIGYYHDKCPQAEAVVKGVMEKAISQNPGNGAAMIRMLFHDCFVEGCDASVLLDPTPFSPTPEKLSPPNDPTLRGFELIDAIKDALEVACPGVVSCADIVAFAARDASCILSRGKVNFQMPSGRRDGTFSNASEPLKFLAPPTSNLSDLVASFVIKGLNTEDLVVLSGAHTIGRSHCSSFVSDHLNTPSDINGGLAAFLRGQCPADATPGGKDPTVMQDVVTSNKLDRQYYKNVLSRTVLFTSDAALMTSAETARMVVENAKIPGWWEDKFEKAMVKMAGIEVKTGYQGQIRKKCRAINH